The Sinomicrobium kalidii genome contains a region encoding:
- a CDS encoding dihydrofolate reductase family protein yields the protein MGKIILDLAVTLDGFIEGPDGEIDWLVKDDKTDFGDILFEILEGVDAVFYGRKSYEAWGNYRPGENAGAKLREAYALLHSKQKFVFSTTIKGDDTDAVFISSDIEKKVSGLKREIKGDIWLYGGGSLITSLVNSGLVDVFRLAVHPVILGKGKPLFKDINEKIRLKLDTTRASSSGVVLLTYHAAN from the coding sequence ATGGGAAAAATAATATTGGACCTTGCCGTAACCCTCGATGGTTTTATAGAAGGCCCTGACGGGGAAATAGACTGGCTCGTAAAAGATGACAAAACCGATTTCGGCGATATTCTTTTTGAAATTCTCGAAGGAGTGGACGCTGTTTTTTACGGCAGAAAGAGTTATGAAGCATGGGGAAATTACCGCCCGGGCGAAAATGCAGGCGCAAAACTCAGGGAAGCCTATGCACTATTGCACAGCAAACAAAAATTTGTATTTTCCACTACAATAAAGGGCGATGATACGGACGCCGTTTTCATCAGTTCGGACATCGAGAAAAAAGTATCGGGCCTGAAACGGGAGATCAAAGGAGATATCTGGCTTTACGGGGGAGGAAGTCTCATTACTTCCCTTGTCAATTCAGGGTTGGTAGATGTGTTCCGCCTGGCCGTTCACCCCGTGATCCTGGGGAAAGGGAAACCGCTTTTCAAGGACATTAATGAAAAGATCCGGCTAAAACTGGACACCACCAGGGCCTCCTCGTCGGGAGTGGTACTCCTCACCTATCACGCAGCGAATTGA
- the corA gene encoding magnesium/cobalt transporter CorA, whose product MKKKTRKRKRRKGLGSVPGTLTYTGSKPEQEFGIEVIDYSRESCDHTFYNNVQEVFGYADAGNVSWINVNGLHHVEAIEALGKHYRWHPLVLEDVVDTYQRPKIDEFDDYIFVVFKMLYYEENHPVTEHLSLIIGKDYVVTFQESRTDVFDDLRKRILENRGLVRGEKADYLLFILLDAVVDHYFLVIETLGDKIEDLEDALFEDYTDDISREILKLKKEILRVKRSIFPTREIVSRLEKSDSEMIRPHIKNYYRDLYDHAIQVVEYIEGYREMILSLMEMYMGTISNKMNNVMKVLTVIATIFIPLTFIAGIYGMNFDYMPELHGKYSYFILLGVMLLIFIGMLLYFRRKKWL is encoded by the coding sequence ATGAAGAAGAAAACAAGGAAAAGAAAACGCAGGAAGGGACTGGGGTCTGTTCCCGGTACGCTGACCTATACGGGCAGTAAGCCCGAACAGGAATTCGGTATTGAGGTTATTGATTATTCCCGGGAAAGCTGTGATCACACATTTTATAATAACGTACAGGAAGTTTTCGGGTATGCCGATGCCGGAAATGTAAGCTGGATCAATGTTAACGGTCTGCATCATGTGGAAGCCATCGAAGCACTCGGGAAACACTACCGGTGGCACCCCCTGGTCCTCGAAGATGTCGTAGATACCTACCAAAGGCCCAAAATCGACGAATTTGACGATTATATATTTGTGGTCTTCAAGATGTTGTATTATGAAGAAAACCACCCGGTCACGGAACACCTGAGCCTCATTATAGGAAAAGATTATGTGGTCACTTTCCAGGAGTCCCGTACTGATGTGTTTGACGACCTGCGAAAGCGAATTCTCGAAAACCGGGGCCTGGTACGCGGAGAAAAGGCAGATTACCTGCTTTTCATTCTTCTGGATGCCGTTGTCGACCATTATTTTCTGGTCATAGAAACACTGGGAGACAAGATCGAAGACCTTGAGGACGCACTTTTCGAAGACTATACTGACGATATTTCCAGGGAAATACTAAAGCTGAAAAAGGAAATATTGCGGGTAAAACGGTCTATATTCCCTACCAGGGAAATTGTGAGTCGCCTGGAAAAATCGGATTCGGAGATGATCCGGCCACATATCAAGAACTATTATCGCGACCTGTACGACCATGCTATTCAGGTGGTGGAATACATTGAAGGATATCGCGAAATGATCCTCAGTCTCATGGAAATGTATATGGGTACCATAAGCAACAAGATGAACAATGTCATGAAAGTGCTTACGGTGATAGCTACCATATTCATTCCGCTTACCTTTATTGCGGGAATTTACGGGATGAATTTCGATTACATGCCCGAATTGCACGGAAAATACAGCTATTTTATCCTTCTCGGAGTGATGTTGCTCATATTTATCGGCATGCTCCTTTATTTCAGAAGAAAAAAATGGCTGTAA
- a CDS encoding GyrI-like domain-containing protein, whose product MSTIRLPEFRLIGIKLPRKTTNKNGQSGIDCGALWQKFQQEGIPEKIPGRLSDEIYAVYFGYEGDHTAPFSYFIGCKVTPGTPVPEGLDSIGIPAQDYNKITAKGKMPDCIAYAWKDIWESDMKRACTYDFEIYDSRSNDWDNAEIDIFVSAT is encoded by the coding sequence ATGAGCACGATCAGACTCCCCGAATTCAGATTGATCGGAATTAAACTGCCCAGAAAGACAACCAATAAAAACGGGCAATCGGGCATTGATTGCGGCGCCTTATGGCAAAAATTTCAACAGGAAGGCATTCCGGAGAAGATCCCGGGCAGGCTTTCGGACGAAATCTATGCTGTTTATTTCGGTTATGAAGGAGATCACACCGCACCCTTTTCCTATTTTATCGGATGTAAGGTAACCCCGGGGACACCGGTACCGGAAGGTCTGGACAGTATCGGGATTCCCGCACAGGATTATAACAAGATAACAGCCAAAGGAAAAATGCCCGACTGTATTGCCTATGCCTGGAAAGACATCTGGGAATCGGACATGAAACGGGCCTGTACATACGATTTTGAAATCTACGATTCCCGCAGCAATGACTGGGACAATGCCGAGATCGATATTTTTGTTTCCGCAACATAA
- the hisB gene encoding bifunctional histidinol-phosphatase/imidazoleglycerol-phosphate dehydratase HisB, translating to MQKVLFIDRDGTLIREPEDEQIDAFEKLEFYPRMFSWLAKIARELDFELVMITNQDGLGTDAFPEETFWPVQNFILKSLENEGITFDEIFIDRTFPEENSPNRKPGTGMLTKYFSEGYDMKNSFVIGDRLTDVELAKNLGAQGIFINNHTNLGTGEVNAEQEELRACIALETTDWKEIYEFLKLQRRTASLTRKTNETDIAISINLDGTGKSDIYTGIPFFDHMLDQLARHGQMDLAIKVKGDLEVDEHHTIEDTAIALGETFNRALGNKLGIERYGFCLPMDDSLAQVAIDFGGRNWLVWETEFKREMIGKMPTEMFYHFFKSFTDGARANLNVKADGVNEHHKIEAIFKAFAKAIKMAVKRDAEKMVLPSTKGII from the coding sequence ATGCAAAAAGTACTATTCATAGACAGGGACGGCACTTTAATTCGTGAACCTGAAGACGAGCAGATCGATGCATTCGAAAAACTGGAATTTTATCCGCGGATGTTCAGCTGGCTCGCAAAAATTGCCCGTGAACTGGATTTTGAACTCGTAATGATAACTAACCAGGACGGACTGGGAACAGATGCCTTTCCGGAAGAGACCTTCTGGCCGGTACAGAATTTTATTCTGAAAAGCCTGGAAAATGAAGGGATTACCTTTGATGAGATTTTTATAGACCGGACCTTCCCCGAAGAGAATTCGCCCAACCGTAAACCGGGGACGGGAATGCTTACCAAATATTTTTCGGAGGGCTACGATATGAAAAATTCCTTTGTCATAGGAGACCGTCTCACAGACGTGGAACTGGCCAAAAATCTGGGGGCACAAGGTATTTTTATAAATAACCACACCAATCTCGGCACGGGGGAAGTAAATGCCGAACAGGAAGAATTGAGAGCCTGTATTGCCCTGGAAACCACAGACTGGAAGGAGATTTACGAATTCCTGAAATTACAGCGCCGTACAGCGTCCCTTACCAGAAAAACCAATGAGACCGACATAGCAATATCCATTAACCTGGACGGTACCGGGAAAAGTGATATATACACGGGAATCCCGTTTTTTGATCACATGCTGGACCAGCTGGCCCGTCACGGGCAAATGGACCTGGCCATAAAAGTAAAAGGTGATCTGGAAGTGGACGAACACCACACGATCGAAGATACGGCCATTGCTTTAGGGGAAACATTTAACCGGGCACTGGGGAATAAACTGGGGATAGAACGCTATGGTTTTTGCCTTCCCATGGACGACAGTCTGGCACAGGTAGCCATCGATTTCGGGGGGAGGAACTGGCTGGTCTGGGAAACCGAGTTCAAACGTGAAATGATAGGAAAAATGCCCACCGAAATGTTCTACCATTTTTTTAAGTCCTTTACAGACGGAGCCAGGGCCAATTTGAACGTAAAAGCTGACGGAGTGAATGAACATCACAAGATAGAAGCCATTTTCAAGGCTTTTGCGAAGGCAATAAAGATGGCTGTAAAACGCGATGCCGAAAAAATGGTGCTGCCATCAACAAAAGGAATCATCTGA
- a CDS encoding GNAT family N-acetyltransferase, producing MEFAEKKALTQRQKQEILDLWNREYPKDLSLADVKAFEDYLDSLADKRHLLLLDENGSVKGWLIDFVRDEERCFAMLLNPDQQGKGLGSRLLTLAKERNSELNGWVVDNSEELKENGEKYRSPIGFYEKNGFSVLPGVSSKKNNINGIRVHWSTTKNHNEKL from the coding sequence ATGGAATTTGCAGAAAAAAAGGCTTTGACCCAAAGACAGAAACAGGAAATCCTTGACCTCTGGAACCGGGAATATCCCAAAGACCTCTCGCTCGCAGATGTAAAAGCCTTTGAAGACTACCTCGACTCGCTTGCAGACAAGCGCCACCTGTTACTCCTGGATGAAAACGGTTCCGTAAAAGGATGGCTTATCGATTTTGTCCGTGATGAAGAAAGGTGTTTTGCCATGCTCCTGAATCCCGATCAGCAAGGCAAGGGATTGGGGTCCCGTTTACTCACACTCGCCAAGGAGCGGAACAGCGAACTGAACGGGTGGGTTGTGGACAACAGTGAGGAATTGAAGGAAAACGGCGAAAAATACAGGTCGCCCATCGGATTCTATGAAAAGAACGGTTTTTCCGTATTGCCCGGTGTTTCGTCAAAGAAAAACAATATTAACGGTATAAGAGTACACTGGAGCACTACAAAAAACCATAACGAAAAATTGTGA
- the hisH gene encoding imidazole glycerol phosphate synthase subunit HisH, with protein sequence MNIVIIDYGAGNIQSIRFAIERLGYEAVLTDDAETIRRADKVIFPGVGEAGSAMRKLCATGIDSIIPDLKQPVLGICLGMQLMCKSSEEGETRGLGIFDVDIVRFSGKVKVPQIGWNQISGLKSPLFEGIAENEFMYLVHSFYAPECEEAIALTRYEVEYASALQKDNFYGVQFHPEKSSAAGAGILNNFLKI encoded by the coding sequence ATGAACATAGTTATTATAGATTACGGAGCCGGAAACATACAAAGTATCCGTTTTGCCATAGAGCGGCTGGGCTATGAAGCCGTTTTAACCGACGACGCGGAGACGATCCGGCGGGCAGATAAAGTGATATTTCCGGGAGTAGGAGAAGCCGGAAGTGCCATGAGAAAACTATGCGCCACAGGGATTGACAGCATCATTCCCGATCTGAAGCAGCCCGTATTGGGAATTTGCCTGGGTATGCAACTGATGTGTAAATCTTCGGAAGAAGGAGAAACCCGGGGGCTGGGAATATTTGATGTGGATATTGTCCGGTTTTCCGGTAAGGTCAAAGTACCGCAAATAGGCTGGAACCAGATATCCGGTTTAAAGTCACCTTTATTTGAAGGGATAGCGGAAAATGAGTTCATGTACCTCGTGCACAGTTTTTATGCACCCGAATGTGAAGAAGCCATAGCCCTGACCCGGTATGAGGTGGAATACGCCTCCGCATTGCAAAAGGACAATTTTTACGGGGTACAGTTTCACCCTGAAAAAAGCAGCGCTGCGGGCGCCGGGATTTTAAATAATTTTCTAAAAATATAA
- a CDS encoding nuclear transport factor 2 family protein, translating to MENSAITKQLLETYYRGFARKEGWEGVIADDFKFIGGDMTHTDEPVVGKAAYVEVINRFSRVFQRMHVKEMTIDGPNACVIGNYDYLFPNGKRMNGDVAEIWKVKDGKLDSLRIFFDTLTFDKNTP from the coding sequence ATGGAAAATTCAGCAATTACAAAACAGCTTTTGGAAACGTATTACAGGGGCTTTGCCCGGAAGGAAGGATGGGAAGGGGTGATTGCAGACGATTTTAAGTTTATTGGCGGTGATATGACCCATACCGACGAGCCTGTAGTTGGTAAAGCGGCTTATGTTGAGGTAATTAACCGGTTTTCGCGTGTGTTTCAGCGTATGCATGTCAAGGAAATGACCATAGACGGGCCGAACGCCTGTGTTATCGGGAATTATGACTATCTGTTCCCCAACGGGAAACGCATGAACGGGGACGTGGCGGAAATCTGGAAAGTGAAAGACGGGAAACTCGACTCACTGCGGATATTTTTCGACACTCTGACTTTTGATAAAAACACACCCTGA
- a CDS encoding TfoX/Sxy family protein — MAYSEQLATRIRQALAHLPDVEEKKMFGGIAFMVNDKMCLTVSKNKMMCRIDPEIHDTVLEKGGCETVIMKGREYRGYVDVGEDSLGTEAVFNYWVNLALDFNKRAKPSRKRKK, encoded by the coding sequence ATGGCCTACAGTGAACAATTAGCAACCCGGATAAGACAGGCACTTGCTCATCTTCCGGACGTGGAAGAAAAGAAAATGTTTGGGGGGATAGCTTTTATGGTCAATGATAAAATGTGCCTTACCGTGAGCAAAAATAAAATGATGTGCCGTATTGACCCGGAGATCCACGATACTGTTCTGGAAAAGGGAGGATGCGAAACGGTAATCATGAAAGGGCGGGAGTACCGGGGGTATGTCGATGTCGGTGAAGACAGCCTCGGGACCGAAGCGGTCTTTAATTACTGGGTAAACCTGGCCCTTGACTTTAACAAAAGGGCAAAACCATCACGTAAAAGGAAAAAATGA
- the hisA gene encoding 1-(5-phosphoribosyl)-5-[(5-phosphoribosylamino)methylideneamino]imidazole-4-carboxamide isomerase: MRIIPAIDIIEGKCVRLSKGDYNTKKIYNENPLEVARQFEAHGIEYLHLVDLDGAKSSHIVNHRVLEQIASKTGLKIDFGGGLKSDEDLRIAFESGARQVTGGSIAVKDREIFQSWIEKYGPEKIILGADVLPGDTGEKIAVSGWQENSSIDLIPFVQEYKNQGIEYVICTDISKDGMLKGPALELYKKMLENIDGIKLIASGGISAFGELPLLEEAGCEGTIIGKAIYEGKIRLKELEKYLS, from the coding sequence ATGAGAATCATCCCCGCCATAGATATCATAGAAGGCAAATGCGTCCGCCTTTCCAAAGGCGATTACAACACCAAGAAAATATATAACGAAAACCCGCTGGAAGTGGCCAGGCAGTTCGAGGCCCACGGTATAGAATACCTGCACCTGGTAGACCTGGACGGCGCAAAAAGCAGTCATATTGTAAATCACCGTGTACTGGAACAGATAGCCTCCAAAACCGGGTTAAAGATCGATTTTGGCGGCGGACTGAAATCTGATGAAGATTTGCGGATTGCTTTTGAAAGCGGTGCGCGGCAGGTTACCGGAGGAAGCATAGCCGTAAAAGACAGGGAAATTTTTCAGAGCTGGATAGAAAAGTACGGCCCTGAAAAAATTATCCTCGGAGCAGATGTTCTGCCGGGCGATACCGGTGAAAAAATTGCCGTAAGCGGCTGGCAGGAAAATTCAAGTATTGATTTAATTCCATTTGTTCAGGAGTATAAAAATCAAGGTATTGAATATGTTATATGTACCGATATCAGTAAGGACGGCATGCTAAAAGGTCCCGCCCTGGAATTGTATAAAAAAATGCTGGAAAATATCGACGGTATAAAGCTCATAGCATCCGGGGGGATCTCTGCATTCGGGGAATTGCCACTACTGGAAGAAGCGGGCTGTGAAGGCACTATTATCGGTAAGGCGATCTATGAAGGAAAAATACGTTTAAAAGAGCTGGAAAAGTATTTGTCGTAA
- a CDS encoding winged helix-turn-helix transcriptional regulator, producing MKKFRSNCPISCSLDIFGDKWSLLILRDIMLRGKMSYSEFLGSEERISTNILANRLNLLENEGILTREVSPANKSKFIYSLTEKGVDLLPVIIELMDWGAKYNPDCPRRELGKKIVKDKTAVIKEYLNKLKKQL from the coding sequence ATGAAAAAGTTCAGATCCAATTGTCCTATAAGCTGTTCCCTCGATATTTTCGGGGACAAATGGTCATTGCTCATTCTCCGCGACATTATGCTCCGCGGAAAAATGTCGTACAGTGAATTCCTGGGGTCAGAAGAGCGGATTTCCACCAACATCCTTGCCAACAGGTTGAACCTGCTCGAAAACGAAGGTATTTTAACCAGGGAAGTATCGCCGGCCAACAAATCCAAATTTATTTACAGTCTTACGGAAAAAGGAGTCGATCTCCTTCCCGTTATCATTGAGCTTATGGATTGGGGAGCAAAGTACAATCCCGACTGTCCGCGCAGGGAACTCGGAAAAAAGATCGTAAAGGACAAGACGGCCGTTATAAAAGAATATTTAAATAAACTGAAAAAGCAGTTATAA
- a CDS encoding DUF4180 domain-containing protein gives MQINITKTDGVSIAELISEQVEIRDAQDAVDIMMNSIYQGAENIIIQQKHLVPGFFELKTGIAGEILQKFSTYNAKLAIVGNFENIRGKSLGDFIYESNKTGRINFVGSLQEARKAFCR, from the coding sequence ATGCAAATCAATATCACAAAAACAGACGGTGTTTCCATCGCAGAGCTTATCTCCGAGCAGGTGGAGATCAGGGACGCACAGGATGCGGTAGATATTATGATGAACAGTATCTATCAGGGTGCCGAAAATATCATTATACAACAAAAACACCTTGTCCCGGGATTTTTTGAACTGAAAACCGGGATAGCCGGGGAAATACTCCAAAAGTTCTCCACCTACAATGCAAAACTGGCCATTGTGGGCAATTTTGAAAACATACGGGGCAAAAGCCTGGGAGACTTTATTTATGAGAGCAATAAAACGGGAAGGATCAACTTTGTGGGCAGCCTTCAGGAAGCCAGGAAGGCGTTTTGCAGATAA
- a CDS encoding GNAT family N-acetyltransferase codes for MNITFEELQEKHLHKVKEIYDWYIKNSTATFHTEPVQTDELKEFIYTGHPRYASYLIYADGDLAGYCFLTPYKKRQAYNRTAEVTIYLKPEFNKKGIGKTALDYLEQKARQNGLKNLLGIITGDNEGSIALFKKCGYTRCARFKNVGEKFGKVLDVMGFQKEI; via the coding sequence ATGAATATTACATTCGAAGAACTCCAGGAAAAACATTTACATAAAGTAAAAGAAATTTACGACTGGTATATTAAAAATTCCACCGCAACTTTTCATACGGAACCTGTTCAAACGGATGAACTTAAGGAGTTCATTTACACCGGTCACCCCCGCTATGCATCATATCTTATTTATGCAGATGGTGATCTCGCAGGCTACTGTTTTCTCACCCCGTACAAAAAAAGACAGGCCTATAACCGTACTGCCGAAGTTACCATCTACCTGAAACCGGAATTCAATAAAAAGGGCATCGGCAAAACAGCGCTGGACTACCTGGAACAAAAGGCAAGACAAAATGGTCTCAAAAACCTTCTCGGAATTATTACCGGGGACAACGAGGGCAGCATTGCACTATTCAAAAAATGTGGTTATACCCGGTGTGCACGCTTTAAGAACGTAGGGGAAAAATTCGGTAAGGTACTGGATGTGATGGGGTTTCAGAAAGAAATATAA
- the hisF gene encoding imidazole glycerol phosphate synthase subunit HisF, with product MLTKRIIPCLDIKNGRTVKGVNFSDLRDAGDPVELAGLYAKEGADELVFLDISATEEKRKTLADLVRHVAEKVDIPFTVGGGISSVEDVGVLLHNGADKVSVNSSAVKNPQLIDQLAGKFGSQCVVVAIDAKQVDGEWLVHLVGGKVPTDIRLYDWVKEVEQRGAGEILFTSMDHDGTKSGFANEALAKISDMVNIPVIASGGAGNMQHFADTFTKGKADAALAASVFHFKEMEIKDLKTFLKEQGIAVRI from the coding sequence ATGTTAACCAAAAGAATAATACCTTGCCTGGATATCAAGAACGGCAGAACCGTAAAGGGAGTTAATTTCTCAGACCTCAGGGATGCCGGAGACCCGGTGGAATTGGCCGGGTTATATGCAAAGGAAGGTGCGGACGAACTGGTTTTCCTGGATATTTCAGCTACGGAGGAAAAGCGGAAAACCCTTGCCGACCTGGTACGCCACGTGGCGGAAAAAGTCGATATTCCCTTTACTGTTGGCGGTGGGATTTCTTCGGTGGAAGACGTAGGCGTACTGTTGCACAATGGCGCAGACAAGGTTTCGGTCAATTCTTCCGCGGTTAAGAATCCGCAGCTAATCGACCAGCTGGCCGGTAAATTCGGTAGTCAATGTGTAGTGGTCGCCATAGATGCGAAACAGGTCGACGGAGAATGGCTGGTGCACCTTGTTGGAGGAAAAGTCCCCACGGACATTCGGCTTTACGATTGGGTAAAAGAAGTGGAGCAGCGGGGGGCAGGGGAAATACTGTTCACCTCAATGGACCATGACGGCACAAAAAGCGGCTTTGCCAACGAAGCCCTGGCAAAAATATCCGACATGGTAAATATCCCCGTGATCGCCTCGGGCGGGGCCGGTAATATGCAGCACTTTGCCGACACTTTCACGAAAGGAAAGGCAGATGCGGCACTGGCAGCAAGTGTTTTTCATTTTAAGGAAATGGAGATCAAAGACCTGAAGACATTCCTGAAAGAACAGGGGATAGCGGTCAGGATATAA
- a CDS encoding Crp/Fnr family transcriptional regulator, protein MNTTPFFQKIRTYAALSEEAEQAWRKLLAEKTYNKGDDFIRIGQIPRKVAFVVKGLLSQNYIAENGDTIIKHFFPEGRIAGSIPATLTQSESEFTVAVLEDAVVLEYDFGAFKKLVEKYRDIAGFYIRYMETHWVIDKEPYEISYRYDTAKIRYDQFLEKYPQLVKRLKKYQIAAYLGITPTQLSRIFFANK, encoded by the coding sequence ATGAACACAACACCATTCTTCCAGAAAATACGGACATATGCAGCCCTCAGCGAAGAAGCAGAACAGGCGTGGAGAAAACTGCTGGCCGAAAAGACCTATAACAAAGGGGACGATTTTATCCGCATAGGGCAAATACCGAGAAAGGTCGCATTTGTAGTTAAGGGGCTTTTATCTCAAAATTACATTGCGGAAAACGGCGACACCATTATTAAACACTTTTTCCCCGAAGGAAGAATAGCCGGATCAATACCCGCCACCCTTACACAATCCGAAAGTGAGTTTACCGTCGCGGTACTGGAAGATGCCGTGGTACTGGAATACGATTTCGGCGCGTTTAAAAAACTGGTGGAAAAATACCGGGATATAGCCGGTTTTTACATCCGCTACATGGAAACGCACTGGGTTATCGACAAAGAGCCCTACGAAATTTCGTATCGGTATGATACCGCGAAGATCAGGTATGACCAGTTCCTGGAAAAATACCCGCAACTGGTGAAACGCCTTAAAAAATACCAGATCGCCGCATACCTCGGGATCACCCCTACTCAACTGAGCAGGATTTTCTTTGCCAATAAATAA
- a CDS encoding glyoxalase, with translation MDTRTKDLLRIRPEIPNALVYEEMSSDERFQNVTIRPVIKLQRDLLVAAFKNYANKHKGVFYTLTLEKRMEYIENAIQKDIKFRNSLKGMIIGQFTVEEYLAYIENSSALNKRMMNMVIETIKDRIQLLDVSMAV, from the coding sequence ATGGACACCAGAACAAAGGACTTGCTCCGTATTCGTCCGGAAATCCCAAACGCATTGGTTTATGAAGAAATGAGCAGTGACGAACGTTTTCAGAACGTGACCATTCGTCCTGTCATTAAACTACAAAGGGACTTGTTGGTGGCAGCTTTTAAGAACTATGCCAACAAACACAAAGGGGTCTTTTATACCCTTACCCTGGAAAAGCGGATGGAGTATATTGAAAATGCCATTCAAAAGGACATTAAATTCCGGAATTCACTGAAAGGTATGATCATCGGCCAGTTTACGGTAGAGGAATACCTGGCTTATATCGAAAATTCCTCGGCCCTCAACAAAAGGATGATGAACATGGTTATAGAAACCATTAAAGACCGTATTCAGCTACTGGACGTAAGTATGGCGGTTTAG
- a CDS encoding META domain-containing protein, whose product MKKFTLSLGAVVLMSVLIFSCNTTPKADPVTALTSNTWMLETLKGEKVDSTGYARGLPYLEFDAGEMHVSGFAGCNRVMGGFTLEEKTGISLNELASTKMACAGVKGETEFLAALGTVTGFKAGEKSLKLMTGDTEVMTFTPQKEE is encoded by the coding sequence ATGAAAAAATTTACATTGTCGCTGGGAGCTGTAGTACTAATGTCCGTACTTATTTTTTCGTGTAATACCACGCCCAAGGCAGACCCGGTTACCGCACTGACTTCCAACACCTGGATGCTGGAAACCTTAAAAGGTGAGAAGGTAGACTCTACCGGTTACGCCAGGGGATTACCCTATCTGGAATTTGATGCCGGAGAAATGCATGTTTCCGGATTTGCCGGTTGCAACAGGGTCATGGGAGGTTTTACCCTGGAGGAAAAGACGGGAATAAGCCTCAATGAATTGGCCTCTACCAAGATGGCCTGTGCCGGGGTTAAAGGAGAAACGGAATTTTTAGCCGCACTGGGAACAGTGACCGGTTTCAAGGCAGGAGAAAAAAGCCTGAAGTTAATGACCGGAGATACCGAAGTGATGACCTTTACGCCTCAAAAGGAGGAATAA
- a CDS encoding VOC family protein, which produces MASKIFVNLPVKDLNRSMEFFKGLGFSFNPQFTDDKAGCMVISDSIYAMLLTEDYFRTFTQKEICDAKKATEVLIALDAASKDEIQEMVNKAKSLGGHIYADPQDHGWMYQHSFADLDGHQWEIAYMDESQLPGQE; this is translated from the coding sequence ATGGCTTCAAAAATTTTTGTCAATCTGCCTGTAAAAGACTTAAACAGGTCTATGGAATTTTTCAAAGGACTCGGATTTTCATTCAATCCGCAATTTACTGATGACAAGGCCGGCTGTATGGTAATCAGCGACAGCATATATGCCATGTTGCTCACCGAAGATTATTTCCGCACATTTACCCAGAAGGAAATCTGCGATGCAAAAAAGGCCACCGAAGTGTTGATCGCCCTCGATGCCGCATCCAAAGACGAAATTCAAGAGATGGTAAACAAGGCAAAGTCGCTCGGCGGACATATCTATGCCGACCCGCAGGACCACGGCTGGATGTACCAGCACAGCTTTGCCGACCTGGACGGACATCAATGGGAAATAGCGTATATGGACGAATCGCAGCTTCCCGGCCAGGAGTGA